The following proteins are encoded in a genomic region of Paenibacillus sp. FSL H3-0469:
- a CDS encoding M14 family metallocarboxypeptidase — translation MTHASANIVNPNQVYSYTIMQRDIESLVAQYPDLVSSESLGATAYGRQLWAVKLGRGESALFLNGSHHAREWMTSSLLMKMIDTYAQAYDHNETIGGYHVRSLLDEVSIWFVPMVNPDGVTLSQQGTAGLSADVAQMLRQYNGNSSNFNRWKANMQGLDLNRQYPANWKGIKNASSYPWYQNYKGKKPGEAAEVQMMMNFTERIDPEVTISYHSSGEIIFWHFNTISSSLNRDKAIARSLAGLTGYSLVAPEKNPSGGGYKDWFIQEYRRPGFTIEIASYAGEGSVPLKQFSGIWSENKGVGLYSAEQTYSLWLTRQKAQYLQKSMSLLAETELYAKIGTSTGGTRVLPQQLHVIAQKGDWYQVQAAEGLGWIHPSPGKLAVIEEISANASWSNRIPAYQYPDAYSPKVTFLDPQTVAVSGRYGTWLRASAPGGNWWIDGRKVTISWPEKAAESVPSTDSGLTGEEQPEAAEGTL, via the coding sequence ATGACCCATGCATCGGCAAATATAGTAAATCCTAATCAGGTCTATTCCTATACGATTATGCAAAGGGATATTGAAAGTCTGGTGGCACAATACCCTGATCTGGTATCCTCCGAATCGCTGGGAGCGACGGCGTATGGGCGGCAGTTGTGGGCAGTGAAGCTCGGGCGGGGAGAATCGGCGTTATTCCTTAATGGTTCCCACCATGCCAGAGAATGGATGACCAGCAGTCTGCTGATGAAAATGATCGATACGTACGCCCAGGCCTATGATCACAATGAGACGATAGGCGGTTATCACGTGCGCAGTTTATTGGACGAAGTCAGTATCTGGTTCGTACCGATGGTCAATCCGGATGGGGTTACCCTCTCCCAGCAGGGTACAGCAGGACTGTCAGCAGATGTGGCTCAAATGCTGCGACAGTATAACGGAAACAGCAGCAATTTCAACCGCTGGAAAGCGAACATGCAGGGCCTTGACCTAAACCGTCAATATCCGGCGAACTGGAAGGGCATAAAGAATGCCAGCTCCTACCCCTGGTATCAGAATTATAAGGGAAAAAAGCCCGGGGAGGCTGCGGAAGTGCAGATGATGATGAATTTCACAGAGCGGATCGATCCGGAGGTGACTATTTCCTATCATAGCTCCGGGGAGATTATTTTTTGGCACTTCAATACGATTAGTAGCAGTCTGAACCGGGACAAGGCGATAGCCAGATCACTTGCCGGTCTTACCGGATATTCTCTCGTTGCTCCTGAGAAGAATCCTTCGGGTGGCGGATATAAGGATTGGTTCATCCAGGAGTACCGCCGCCCGGGGTTCACCATTGAGATTGCAAGCTATGCGGGGGAGGGCAGCGTTCCCTTGAAACAGTTCAGCGGCATCTGGTCCGAGAATAAGGGGGTTGGCTTATATTCTGCCGAGCAAACCTATTCATTGTGGCTGACTAGGCAGAAGGCACAGTATCTTCAAAAATCTATGAGTCTGCTGGCTGAAACGGAACTGTACGCGAAGATAGGGACTTCAACTGGAGGTACACGTGTTCTACCGCAACAGCTTCATGTTATTGCCCAAAAGGGTGACTGGTATCAAGTTCAGGCAGCGGAGGGGCTGGGCTGGATTCATCCATCTCCCGGAAAGCTCGCTGTGATTGAGGAGATCTCGGCGAATGCCAGCTGGAGCAATCGTATACCGGCGTATCAATACCCGGATGCTTACTCACCGAAAGTGACCTTCCTCGATCCGCAGACTGTAGCGGTATCGGGAAGATATGGGACCTGGCTAAGGGCTTCTGCTCCGGGCGGGAACTGGTGGATTGACGGGCGTAAAGTAACGATTAGCTGGCCTGAAAAGGCAGCGGAATCCGTTCCGTCAACAGATAGTGGACTAACCGGGGAAGAGCAGCCTGAGGCTGCTGAGGGGACATTGTAA
- a CDS encoding pyrimidine/purine nucleoside phosphorylase — MSQFTNATIQKAANIYYDGKVTSRTVTLEDGTKVTLGIMLPGVYEFGTDGPETMEILSGKLKVLLPGTEVWKDIDGAETFHVPGNSKFALEVFALTDYCCSYPIV, encoded by the coding sequence ATGAGTCAGTTCACCAACGCGACAATTCAAAAAGCAGCCAATATTTATTACGACGGAAAAGTGACCAGCCGTACAGTTACTCTGGAAGACGGCACTAAGGTGACACTCGGCATTATGCTGCCTGGCGTATACGAATTCGGCACAGATGGCCCCGAGACGATGGAGATTCTCTCCGGCAAGCTCAAGGTGCTGCTTCCCGGCACTGAGGTGTGGAAGGACATTGACGGAGCAGAGACCTTCCATGTTCCCGGCAACTCCAAATTTGCCCTGGAAGTATTCGCATTAACTGATTATTGCTGTTCTTACCCGATTGTATAA
- a CDS encoding ABC-2 family transporter protein: protein MLAEGKIYCKYLRMHLLSGMEYKGWWLMLIQVLTVVVTDPIATVLLFSRFGNVGEWTVAHIILVYSLAVASFGLAESLCRGFDYFPWHLLRSGDFDRLLLRPRSLFVQVAASRFHLHRLVRPFTGICAAGWALGQLGVPLTPGRLGILAMALAGGCLMYCGVFVLTSGLAFFTIKGLDWIFLLTNASYQITRCPEPYMPRMLKSVFSFVLPMLFISFYPAATVCGWDYPRWLGFLSLPSGAAFLGVSLLVWRIGVRHYKSTGS from the coding sequence ATGCTTGCTGAAGGTAAAATTTATTGCAAATACTTGCGGATGCATCTGCTGTCCGGCATGGAATATAAGGGCTGGTGGCTGATGCTGATTCAGGTGCTTACTGTAGTAGTCACTGATCCCATCGCCACCGTCTTGTTGTTTTCCCGCTTTGGTAATGTGGGCGAATGGACTGTGGCCCATATCATTCTGGTCTACTCGCTGGCGGTTGCCTCCTTCGGACTTGCCGAGAGTCTATGCCGTGGTTTTGATTATTTCCCTTGGCATCTGCTGCGCTCCGGCGATTTCGACCGGCTGCTGCTCCGCCCGCGGTCCCTGTTCGTCCAAGTGGCAGCCTCCAGATTCCATCTGCACCGGCTGGTCCGGCCGTTTACAGGGATCTGTGCGGCGGGCTGGGCGCTGGGACAGCTCGGCGTTCCCCTGACGCCCGGCAGACTCGGCATTCTGGCGATGGCGCTGGCCGGAGGCTGCCTGATGTACTGCGGAGTGTTCGTACTGACCTCCGGGCTTGCTTTTTTCACTATCAAAGGGCTTGACTGGATCTTTCTGCTGACCAACGCCAGCTACCAGATTACCCGCTGCCCGGAGCCTTATATGCCGCGGATGCTAAAATCCGTGTTCAGCTTTGTGCTCCCCATGCTGTTCATCAGCTTCTATCCGGCGGCCACCGTCTGCGGCTGGGATTATCCCCGCTGGCTGGGCTTCCTCTCACTTCCCTCTGGAGCTGCCTTTCTCGGAGTGTCTCTGCTGGTCTGGCGCATAGGAGTGAGGCATTACAAAAGCACGGGGAGCTGA